Within Nocardioides rotundus, the genomic segment GCTGACCCGCGGGACTCGCGAGCCTCCTGTGGCGGAGCGACTCTTCGGCACGGACGGGGTCCGGGGCCTGGCGAACGGCCTGCTGACGGCCGAGCTGGCCCTGGACCTCTCCGTGGCCGCTGCCCACGTCCTGGTGGAGCGCGGCGACTTCGAGCGACCCCGACCGCTGGCGGTGGTCGGTCGCGACACCCGCGTCTCGGGGCACTTCCTCGAGGCGGCGGTCGTGGCCGGCCTCGCCTCGGCCGGGGTCGACGTACTCCTGCTCGGGGTGCTGCCCACCCCCGGCGTCGCGCACCTGACCAGCGCGCTCGGCGCCGACCTCGGCGTCGTGCTGTCCGCCTCGCACAACCCGATGCCCGACAACGGGATCAAGTTCCTCTCCCGCGGCGGGCACAAGCTCGACGACGCGCTGGAGCGCTCCATCGAGGCCCGGATGGGGGAGGCGTGGCAGCGGCCCGTCGGCGGCGACGTCGGCCGGGTCTCGACGTACCCCTCCGCCGTCGAGGAGTACGCCGCCCACCTCATCGCCACCACCACCAAGCCGCTGGCCGGCCTGCGCGTGGTGCTGGACTGCGCCGAGGGGGCGGCCTTCGAGGTTGGCCCCCGGGCGCTCGCCGGGGCCGGGGCCGAGGTGATCGCGATCCACTCCTCGCCCGACGGGCTCAACATCAACCTGGGCTGCGGGTCCACGCACCTGGAGCCCCTCCAGGCCGCCGTCCGCGAGCACGGCGCCGACGTGGGCTTCGCCGTCGACGGGGACGCCGACCGCTGCCTGGCCGTGGACGCCGACGGCAACGTCGTCGACGGCGACCAGATCCTCGCGATCCTCGCCCTCGCGCTGCGCGAGCGCGGCCAGCTCGCCTCGGACACCGTCGTGGTCACCGTGATGAGCAACCAGGGCTTCGCCGCGGCGATGGCCGAGGCGGGCGTGACGGTGGAGCGGACCGCCGTGGGCGACCGCTACGTCCTGGAGGAGATGCGCCGCTCCGGCTTCGCCCTCGGCGGCGAGCAGTCCGGGCACGTGATCATGAGCGACTACGCCACCACCGGCGACGGGCTGCTCACCGCGCTCCAGGTGCTGGAGCGCATGGCCGTCACCGGCTCCTCGATGGCCGACCTCGCCGCGGTGATGACCCGGCTCCCGCAGGTGCTGGTCAACGTCACCGGTGTCGACCGGACCCGGGTCGGCTCCGACGCCGACCTGGCCGCCGCCGTCGCGCGGGAGGAGGCCGAGCTCGGCACCACCGGCCGGGTGCTCCTGCGCCCCTCGGGCACCGAGCCGGTCGTCCGGGTGATGGTCGAGGCCCCCACCCCCGACCGTGCCGCCGCCGTCGCCGACCGGCTCGCCGGGGTCGTCCGGGAGCGGCTGGCCCTCTGAGGCGCGCCGGGCCGGCGGGCTCTTCTGCGGTCTCTACCTCCCATCAGGGGAGGGGCTAGATCTTCCGGAGCCGGACGTAGCGGACCGAGTGGTCGCGGTCCTTGCGCAGCACCAGGGTCGCCCGCTGCCGGGTGGGGGCGATGTTGTCCACCAGGTTCGGGCCGTTGATGCTGTCCCAGATCTCGGTGGCCGTGGCGACCGCCTCGTCGTGGGTGAGCGCGGCATAGCGGGAGAAGTACGACGCCGGGTCGCGGAAGGCGGTCTCGCGCAGCCGCAGGAAGCGGTTGACGTACCACTCGCGGATGTCGGCGGCCCGGGCGTCGACGTACACCGAGAAGTCGAACAGGTCGCTCAGCGCCAGCCCGGTCCGGCCGTCCTCGCGCGTCCGCGGCGGCTGGAGCACGTTGAGGCCCTCCAGGATGAGGATGTCGGGCCGGCTGATCACGATCTTCTCGTCGGGGACGACGTCGTAGACGAGATGGGAGTACGTCGGCGCCTCGACCTCGTCCTTGCCGGACTTGATGTCCATGACGAACCGCAGCAGCGCCCGGCGGTCGTAGGACTCCGGGAATCCCTTGCGGTGCAGGATCCCGCGCCGCTCCAGCTCGGCGTTGGGGTGGAGGAAGCCGTCGGTGGTCACCAGCGCCACGTTCGGGTGCTCGGGCCAGTGCGCCAGCATCTGCTGCAGCACGCGCGCGGTGGTCGACTTCCCGACCGCGACCGACCCGGCGAGGCCGATCACGAACGGGGTCCGGGGCGGGTGCGGGCGGGCGAGGAACTCCTCCTGCGCGCGGTGCAGGTGCGAGTTCGCCCCGACGTACAGGCTGAGCAGCCGGGAGAGCGGCAGGTAGACCTGCTGCACCTCCGCGAGGTCCAGCTCGTCGCCCAGGCCGCGCAGCGCGGCGATCTCGGCGGGGGAGAGGGGCGACTCCATCTGGGGCGCCAGGGCCGCCCAGTCGTCGCGCTCGAGCTCGACGTACGGCGACGTCTCGGCCGGCGCCCCGGAGTGCGACATGCGCGGCATTCTTGCAGCACCCGGGAATGCCGGTCCGGCAGACCCCTCGCCCCTAGACTGGCGCCCATGTGCGGAATCGTGGGGTACGTCGGTGACCAGCAGGCCCAGGGCGTCGTCGTGGAGGGCCTGCGGCGGCTGGAGTACCGCGGATACGACTCCGCCGGGGTGGCGCTCGTGGCGGACGGGCAGATCGCCGCCGACAAGCGCGCCGGCAAGCTGGCCAACCTGGAGAAGGCGATCGCCGAGGACACCCTCCCGGAGGCCACGACCGGCATCGGGCACACCCGCTGGGCCACCCACGGCGCGCCCAACGACACCAACGCCCACCCGCACATCGGCGCCGCCGGCCGCGTGGCCGTCGTGCACAACGGGATCATCGAGAACTTCGCGCCGCTGCGCGCCGAGCTGGAGGCCGAGGGCGTCGAGCTGCGCTCGGAGACCGACACCGAGATCGCCGCGCAGCTGCTCGAGCGCGCGGTGCTGGCCGGCGCCGACCTCACCACCGCGATGCAGCAGGTGTGCCAGCGGCTCGAGGGCGCCTTCACCCTGGTCGCCGTGGACGCCGAGGACCCCGAGCGGGTCGTGGCCGCCCGCCGCAACTCGCCGCTGGTCGTCGGCCTGGGCGAGGGGGAGAACTTCCTCGGCTCCGACGTTGCCGCCTTCATCGAGCACACCCGCGACGCTCTGGAGTTGGGCCAGGACCAGGTCGTCACGATGACCCGCGACGCCGTCGTGGTCACGGGCTTCGACGGCAGCCCCAGCGAGGGGACGCCGTACCACGTCGACTGGGACCTCTCCGCCGCGGAGAAGGACGGCTACGACTGGTTCATGCGCAAGGAGATCTTCGAGCAGCCGCGCGCGGTCGCCGACGCGCTGCTTGGCCGGCACGACGAGAACGGCCGGCTGCAGCTCGACGAGGTGCGGCTCTCGGAGGATGAGCTGCGCAACGTCGACAAGATCATCATCGTCGGCTGCGGCACCGCCAACTACGCCGGCCTGGTCGCGAAGTACGCCATCGAGCACTGGACCCGGATCCCCTGCGAGGTCGAGCTCGCGCACGAGTTCCGCTACCGCGACCCGATCCTGACGCGCGACACCCTGGTCGTGGCGATCAGCCAGTCCGGCGAGACCGCCGACACCCTGATGGCGATCCGGCACGCCCGCGAGCAGGGCGCCCGGGTCCTGGCCATCTGCAACACCAACGGCTCCACCATCCCGCGCGAGTCCGACGCGGTGATCTACACCCACGCCGGCCCGGAGATCGGGGTGGCCTCGACCAAGGGGTTCCTCACCCAGCTGATCGCCTGCTACCTCCTCGGGCTCTACCTCGCGCAGGTGCGGGGCACCAAGTTCGGCGACGAGATCGCCGCCGTGGTGCGCGAGCTGGAGCAGATGCCCGAGCACGTGCAGGCGATGCTGGACAAGGCCGAGGAGATCTACGCCCTCGCCGCCGAGCACGCGAAGACCCGGGCCGTGCTGTTCCTCGGCCGGCACGCGGGCTTCCCGATCGCGCTCGAGGGCGCGCTGAAGCTCAAGGAGCTGGCCTACATCCACGCCGAAGGCTTCGCCGCCGGCGAGCTCAAGCACGGCCCGATCGCGCTGATCGAGCCCGGGCTGCCCGTCTTCTGCGTCGTCCCGCCCCGCGGGCGCGACCACCTGCACGAGAAGATGACCAGCGCGATCCAGGAGATCCGGGCGCGCGGGGCGCACACGATCGCGCTCGCCGAGGAGGGCGACGACGCGGCGCGCCCCTACGCCGACCGGCTGATCGAGCTGCCGAAGGTCTCCACCCTGCTGCAGCCCGTCGTGGCCGTCGTACCCCTCCAGCTGTTCGCCTGCGAGCTCGCGACCGTGATGGGCCACGACGTGGACCAGCCGCGGAACCTGGCCAAGTCCGTCAC encodes:
- the glmM gene encoding phosphoglucosamine mutase; translated protein: MAERLFGTDGVRGLANGLLTAELALDLSVAAAHVLVERGDFERPRPLAVVGRDTRVSGHFLEAAVVAGLASAGVDVLLLGVLPTPGVAHLTSALGADLGVVLSASHNPMPDNGIKFLSRGGHKLDDALERSIEARMGEAWQRPVGGDVGRVSTYPSAVEEYAAHLIATTTKPLAGLRVVLDCAEGAAFEVGPRALAGAGAEVIAIHSSPDGLNINLGCGSTHLEPLQAAVREHGADVGFAVDGDADRCLAVDADGNVVDGDQILAILALALRERGQLASDTVVVTVMSNQGFAAAMAEAGVTVERTAVGDRYVLEEMRRSGFALGGEQSGHVIMSDYATTGDGLLTALQVLERMAVTGSSMADLAAVMTRLPQVLVNVTGVDRTRVGSDADLAAAVAREEAELGTTGRVLLRPSGTEPVVRVMVEAPTPDRAAAVADRLAGVVRERLAL
- the coaA gene encoding type I pantothenate kinase is translated as MSHSGAPAETSPYVELERDDWAALAPQMESPLSPAEIAALRGLGDELDLAEVQQVYLPLSRLLSLYVGANSHLHRAQEEFLARPHPPRTPFVIGLAGSVAVGKSTTARVLQQMLAHWPEHPNVALVTTDGFLHPNAELERRGILHRKGFPESYDRRALLRFVMDIKSGKDEVEAPTYSHLVYDVVPDEKIVISRPDILILEGLNVLQPPRTREDGRTGLALSDLFDFSVYVDARAADIREWYVNRFLRLRETAFRDPASYFSRYAALTHDEAVATATEIWDSINGPNLVDNIAPTRQRATLVLRKDRDHSVRYVRLRKI
- the glmS gene encoding glutamine--fructose-6-phosphate transaminase (isomerizing), with translation MCGIVGYVGDQQAQGVVVEGLRRLEYRGYDSAGVALVADGQIAADKRAGKLANLEKAIAEDTLPEATTGIGHTRWATHGAPNDTNAHPHIGAAGRVAVVHNGIIENFAPLRAELEAEGVELRSETDTEIAAQLLERAVLAGADLTTAMQQVCQRLEGAFTLVAVDAEDPERVVAARRNSPLVVGLGEGENFLGSDVAAFIEHTRDALELGQDQVVTMTRDAVVVTGFDGSPSEGTPYHVDWDLSAAEKDGYDWFMRKEIFEQPRAVADALLGRHDENGRLQLDEVRLSEDELRNVDKIIIVGCGTANYAGLVAKYAIEHWTRIPCEVELAHEFRYRDPILTRDTLVVAISQSGETADTLMAIRHAREQGARVLAICNTNGSTIPRESDAVIYTHAGPEIGVASTKGFLTQLIACYLLGLYLAQVRGTKFGDEIAAVVRELEQMPEHVQAMLDKAEEIYALAAEHAKTRAVLFLGRHAGFPIALEGALKLKELAYIHAEGFAAGELKHGPIALIEPGLPVFCVVPPRGRDHLHEKMTSAIQEIRARGAHTIALAEEGDDAARPYADRLIELPKVSTLLQPVVAVVPLQLFACELATVMGHDVDQPRNLAKSVTVE